From a single Raphanus sativus cultivar WK10039 chromosome 3, ASM80110v3, whole genome shotgun sequence genomic region:
- the LOC108846058 gene encoding protein OXIDATIVE STRESS 3 — MTLHFNLNLKQMGNMIYEDSRRTEVEENIVEGVSRSMLATETFSEEDSSSCSLSSMCSSSYLTEDNDDDASSSSSNGPLEDLSDLMSHLPIKRGLSKFYEGKSQSFTSLANAKSLEDLVKRGFKNRNYGARRKAKSTGGIIDQSYKRVYCPKATISKKATRTPSVLSCLARR, encoded by the exons ATGACTCTTCATTTCAATCTGAATCTGAAGCAAATGGGCAACATGATCTATGAAGACTCAAGGAGGACCGAAGTAGAAGAAAACATTGTGGAAGGAGTTTCAAGATCGATGTTAGCAACTGAAACATTCTCCGAGGAAGATTCATCATCTTGTTCATTATCTTCCATGTGTTCTTCATCTTATTTAACAGaggataatgatgatgatgcttcttcgtcttcttcaaaTGGACCTCTTGAAGATCTCTCTGACCTCATGTCACACCTTCCAATCAA GAGAGGATTGTCAAAGTTTTATGAAGGAAAATCTCAATCATTCACATCACTAGCAAATGCTAAAAGTCTTGAAGATCTTGTGAAGAGAggttttaaaaatagaaactatGGAGCAAGAAGAAAGGCGAAGAGCACTGGAGGAATAATAGATCAAAGCTACAAAAGGGTTTATTGCCCTAAAGCTACAATCTCCAAGAAAGCCACAAGAACACCTTCTGTCCTCTCTTGTCTAGCCAGAAGATGA